Proteins from a single region of Nocardiopsis dassonvillei subsp. dassonvillei DSM 43111:
- a CDS encoding DEAD/DEAH box helicase yields MNQPRTNTRRGRPSGGYGRQRPHQSGGRPQRGGFGGRSAGRSSGEFALPVSTTPALDPVHAFEDLEMPAQLKSTLARQGLTTPSAIQAATLPNSLAGRDVLGRSQTGSGKTLAFGLALLARLEGRVAEPRRPLAVVLAPTRELAQQVNDSLAPYARSLRVRTTTVVGGMPISRQSRALRQGVELVVATPGRLRDLMERDDCVLDQVDVTVLDEADQMTDMGFMPQVTAILTEVPTGGQRMLFSATLDRNVDTLVRRFLNDPVVHSVDPSEGAVSTMEHHVLHVSHADKQDAATRIAARDGQVILFLDTKHAVDRMAKHLLNSGVRAAPLHGGRSQPQRTRTLKQFKEGTVTALVATNVAARGIHVDGLDLVVNIDPPTDHKDYLHRGGRTARAGQTGSVVTLVLPSERRDMDRLMRLARIDAHVAQVSASDPELARVTGAREPSGVPVSLPSGPREEPRRQGGRGSASRGGSASRGGSASRRRGPRRPA; encoded by the coding sequence ATGAACCAACCCCGCACCAACACGCGTCGTGGCCGCCCCTCCGGTGGCTACGGCCGTCAGCGCCCCCACCAGTCCGGCGGCCGCCCCCAGCGCGGCGGCTTCGGCGGACGTTCGGCGGGACGCTCCTCCGGGGAGTTCGCGCTCCCCGTCTCCACCACCCCCGCACTCGACCCGGTCCACGCCTTCGAGGACCTGGAGATGCCCGCGCAGCTGAAGTCGACGCTGGCCCGCCAGGGCCTGACCACCCCGTCGGCCATCCAGGCGGCGACGCTGCCCAACTCGCTGGCCGGACGCGACGTCCTGGGCCGCAGCCAGACCGGTTCGGGCAAGACCCTGGCCTTCGGTCTGGCGCTGCTGGCCCGCCTGGAGGGCCGCGTGGCCGAGCCCCGCCGCCCCCTGGCCGTGGTGCTCGCGCCGACCCGCGAACTCGCCCAGCAGGTGAACGACTCGCTCGCCCCCTACGCCCGTTCGCTGCGCGTGCGCACGACGACCGTGGTGGGCGGCATGCCCATCAGCCGCCAGTCCCGCGCCCTGCGCCAGGGCGTGGAACTGGTCGTGGCCACCCCGGGCCGCCTGCGCGACCTGATGGAGCGCGACGACTGCGTTCTGGACCAGGTGGACGTCACCGTCCTGGACGAGGCCGACCAGATGACCGACATGGGCTTCATGCCGCAGGTCACCGCGATCCTGACGGAGGTGCCGACCGGGGGCCAGCGCATGCTGTTCTCGGCCACCCTGGACCGCAACGTCGACACCCTGGTCCGCCGCTTCCTGAACGACCCGGTGGTCCACTCGGTGGACCCGTCCGAGGGCGCCGTCTCCACCATGGAGCACCACGTCCTGCACGTGTCGCACGCCGACAAGCAGGACGCCGCCACCCGCATCGCGGCCCGCGACGGGCAGGTCATCCTGTTCCTGGACACCAAGCACGCCGTGGACCGGATGGCCAAGCACCTGCTCAACAGCGGAGTCCGGGCGGCACCGCTGCACGGCGGGCGGTCCCAGCCCCAGCGCACCCGCACCCTCAAGCAGTTCAAGGAGGGCACGGTGACCGCGCTGGTCGCCACCAACGTCGCCGCGCGCGGCATCCACGTGGACGGGCTGGACCTGGTGGTCAACATCGACCCGCCCACCGACCACAAGGACTACCTGCACCGGGGCGGACGCACCGCGCGCGCGGGTCAGACGGGCAGCGTGGTCACGCTCGTGCTGCCCAGCGAGCGGCGGGACATGGACAGGCTGATGCGGCTGGCCCGGATCGACGCGCACGTCGCCCAGGTGAGCGCCAGCGACCCCGAGCTGGCCCGGGTGACCGGCGCCCGGGAGCCCTCCGGGGTCCCGGTGTCCCTGCCCAGCGGCCCGCGGGAGGAGCCGCGCCGCCAGGGCGGCCGCGGATCGGCCTCGCGCGGCGGTTCGGCCTCGCGCGGCGGGTCGGCCTCGCGCCGCCGCGGCCCCCGCCGCCCGGCCTAG
- a CDS encoding ABC transporter permease: MASVTEVERPVPEEPGPLARTRWAVADTWVVARRYLLHLVYKPDELVGTLMVPVLAVLLFGFVFGEAMGAVMDAPGEEYREFLMPGLFALTMAFGIGNTTIAVVTDAGRGVVDRFRTLPMAPASLLAGRSLADVLSAVVDLAVLAGMGLLVGWRWHEGPLSALAALGLLLLLRLAFTWIGIYLGLVVRSPEAAMKFFSLVFPLAMVADTFVPTDTMPDWLVPVAEWNPLSATVIAARDLFGNPVAANDSWIAQNALLMAVVWPLVLMMVFVPLALRRFRRLSR; encoded by the coding sequence ATGGCGTCCGTGACCGAGGTGGAACGTCCGGTTCCGGAGGAGCCCGGACCCCTGGCGCGGACGCGCTGGGCGGTGGCCGACACCTGGGTGGTGGCGCGCCGCTACCTGCTGCACCTGGTGTACAAGCCCGACGAACTCGTCGGCACGCTGATGGTCCCCGTCCTGGCCGTGCTGCTGTTCGGCTTCGTCTTCGGCGAGGCCATGGGCGCGGTCATGGACGCGCCCGGCGAGGAGTACCGCGAGTTCCTGATGCCGGGGCTGTTCGCGCTGACCATGGCCTTCGGGATCGGCAACACCACGATCGCGGTGGTCACCGACGCCGGGCGCGGCGTGGTCGACCGGTTCCGCACGCTGCCGATGGCCCCCGCCTCCCTCCTGGCCGGGCGCAGCCTGGCCGACGTGCTCTCCGCGGTGGTGGACCTGGCCGTGCTGGCCGGAATGGGGCTGCTGGTCGGCTGGCGGTGGCACGAGGGCCCGCTCTCCGCGCTGGCGGCCCTGGGGCTGCTGTTGCTGCTGCGCCTGGCCTTCACCTGGATCGGCATCTACCTGGGGCTGGTGGTGCGCAGTCCGGAGGCGGCGATGAAGTTCTTCTCGCTGGTCTTCCCGCTGGCCATGGTCGCGGACACCTTCGTGCCCACCGACACCATGCCGGACTGGCTGGTGCCGGTGGCCGAGTGGAACCCGTTGTCGGCGACGGTGATCGCGGCCCGCGACCTGTTCGGCAACCCGGTGGCGGCCAACGACTCCTGGATCGCGCAGAACGCGCTGCTCATGGCAGTGGTGTGGCCGCTGGTGCTGATGATGGTCTTCGTGCCGCTGGCGCTGCGGCGCTTCCGGCGGCTGAGCCGCTGA
- a CDS encoding VOC family protein yields the protein MFDTTRAFGSFAVRDPDRAREFYGTTLGLTVGPVEGMEEHGLLSIDLGEGRAVLVYPKPDHEPAGFTVLNLPVDDIDAVVDELARRGVGTLRYEGFDQDGKGISRGVPTVAWFADPFGNVCSVIQEA from the coding sequence GTGTTCGACACCACCAGGGCCTTCGGCTCCTTCGCCGTCCGCGACCCCGACCGGGCCAGGGAGTTCTACGGAACCACCCTCGGGCTCACGGTCGGGCCCGTGGAGGGCATGGAGGAGCACGGCCTGCTCAGCATCGACCTGGGGGAGGGGCGGGCGGTCCTCGTCTACCCCAAGCCCGACCACGAGCCCGCGGGCTTCACCGTGCTCAACCTCCCCGTGGACGACATCGACGCCGTCGTGGACGAGCTCGCCCGCCGCGGCGTCGGAACGCTCCGCTACGAGGGCTTCGACCAGGACGGCAAGGGGATCTCGCGGGGCGTCCCGACGGTGGCGTGGTTCGCCGACCCGTTCGGGAACGTGTGTTCTGTCATACAGGAGGCGTAA
- a CDS encoding formylglycine-generating enzyme family protein, whose translation MIEIPAGEIALRDEGTRTDWRVGVGAFRLAPCPVTRDLYAAVVGGVLGSAGVGGTREVDGASAGVAGAAGAAGAVGTAGVAGVAGAAGAAGGSGVAHEADTEDAAGPRTPVTEVSWLDAVRFCNLLSRTEGLQPCYSGGDDPDALDVACDWDAGGYRLPSEAEWEYACRAGSSGVRYGELDDIGWHRANSGDGARDVATRAPNAWGLYDTIGNVWEWCWDVYDPAVYGPYRVFRGGGWNDHPRGCRASCRRKSHPTLRVDDLGFRLARSL comes from the coding sequence ATGATCGAGATCCCCGCCGGAGAGATCGCCTTGCGGGACGAGGGAACGAGGACGGACTGGAGGGTCGGGGTCGGCGCCTTCCGGCTGGCGCCCTGTCCCGTGACCCGCGATCTGTACGCCGCTGTCGTAGGAGGGGTGCTCGGGAGCGCTGGGGTTGGCGGGACGCGTGAGGTCGATGGAGCGTCCGCGGGTGTCGCAGGTGCGGCTGGTGCGGCTGGTGCCGTGGGCACAGCGGGCGTGGCGGGTGTCGCAGGTGCGGCTGGTGCCGCGGGCGGGTCGGGTGTCGCGCACGAGGCGGACACCGAGGACGCCGCCGGTCCGAGGACACCGGTGACCGAGGTCTCCTGGCTGGACGCCGTCCGGTTCTGCAACCTGCTCTCGCGGACGGAGGGGCTCCAACCCTGCTACTCCGGTGGCGACGACCCCGACGCGCTGGACGTGGCCTGCGACTGGGACGCCGGGGGCTACCGCCTGCCGTCCGAGGCGGAGTGGGAGTACGCGTGCCGGGCGGGGAGCTCCGGCGTGCGCTACGGAGAACTCGACGACATCGGTTGGCACCGGGCCAACTCCGGCGACGGGGCGCGTGACGTCGCGACGCGGGCGCCCAACGCCTGGGGGCTGTACGACACGATCGGCAACGTGTGGGAGTGGTGCTGGGACGTCTACGACCCGGCGGTCTACGGCCCGTACCGCGTGTTCCGCGGCGGGGGGTGGAACGACCACCCCCGGGGCTGCCGGGCGTCGTGCCGCCGCAAGAGCCACCCGACCCTGCGCGTAGACGACCTGGGGTTCCGGCTCGCCCGCTCGCTGTGA
- a CDS encoding sigma-70 family RNA polymerase sigma factor gives MTVVVEHASDQDFMSAADPYRRELFAHCYRMLGSVHDAEDLVQETYLRAWKAYDRFEGRSSLRTWLHRIATTACLTALDRRRRRPLPTGLGGPAAEPEGELADRPELPWLEPVPDALVGADDPGTVVAARESVRLALVAALQHLRPRQRAVLILRDVLRYSAAEVADTLGVSVPAVNSLLQRARAQLARVTPAEEEVAEPRPEQREVLDRYVDAFESYDISAITEVFTADAVFEMPPFATWVRGAGHIGRLIAAHCPASGPGDMALVPTGANGQPAFALYMRGGDGVHRAFGIQVLELAPGGDAVAHAVMFFDTSLFRHFGLPAVLSPRR, from the coding sequence GTGACGGTCGTGGTGGAACACGCGTCCGACCAGGACTTCATGAGTGCCGCCGATCCCTACCGGCGGGAGCTGTTCGCGCACTGCTACCGCATGCTGGGGTCGGTGCACGACGCCGAGGACCTGGTGCAGGAGACCTACCTGCGCGCCTGGAAGGCCTACGACCGGTTCGAGGGCCGCTCCAGCCTGCGCACCTGGCTCCACCGGATCGCCACCACGGCCTGTCTGACCGCCCTGGACAGGCGCCGACGGCGGCCCCTGCCCACCGGGCTCGGCGGGCCCGCCGCCGAGCCCGAGGGCGAACTGGCCGACCGCCCGGAGCTGCCCTGGCTGGAGCCGGTGCCCGACGCCCTGGTCGGCGCGGACGACCCCGGCACGGTCGTGGCCGCGCGGGAGAGCGTGCGCCTGGCCCTGGTCGCCGCGCTCCAGCACCTGCGACCCAGGCAGCGGGCGGTGCTGATCCTGCGCGACGTGCTGCGCTACAGCGCGGCCGAGGTCGCCGACACCCTCGGCGTCTCCGTCCCCGCGGTCAACAGCCTGCTCCAGCGGGCCCGCGCCCAGCTGGCCCGGGTCACCCCCGCCGAGGAGGAGGTGGCCGAGCCCCGGCCGGAGCAGCGCGAGGTCCTGGACCGGTACGTCGACGCGTTCGAGTCCTACGACATCTCGGCGATCACCGAGGTGTTCACCGCCGACGCCGTGTTCGAGATGCCGCCCTTCGCCACGTGGGTGCGCGGCGCCGGGCACATCGGCCGCCTCATCGCCGCCCACTGCCCGGCCAGCGGGCCGGGCGACATGGCGCTGGTGCCGACCGGGGCCAACGGGCAGCCCGCCTTCGCGCTGTACATGCGGGGCGGCGACGGCGTCCACCGGGCGTTCGGGATCCAGGTGCTGGAGCTGGCACCCGGGGGAGACGCGGTCGCCCACGCGGTGATGTTCTTCGACACCTCGCTCTTCCGGCACTTCGGGCTGCCCGCCGTGCTGTCCCCGCGCCGCTGA
- a CDS encoding VOC family protein, which yields MERPNLDGMLLATTDPDRLHDWYADVLSPQDDIDMDGYRVLRLGTFHLLIDRRDDVAPRAGDPTRMILNVDVDDARAVAARVDARGTGWLAPLEDRDGSLFGTAVDPDGNHVQIIQLSDEHRAAMARES from the coding sequence ATGGAACGCCCCAACCTCGACGGCATGCTGCTCGCCACCACCGACCCCGACCGCCTGCACGACTGGTACGCCGACGTCCTCTCCCCCCAGGACGACATCGACATGGACGGCTACCGCGTCCTGCGCCTGGGCACCTTCCACCTGCTCATCGACCGCCGGGACGACGTCGCGCCCAGGGCGGGGGACCCGACCCGCATGATCCTCAACGTCGACGTGGACGACGCCCGCGCCGTCGCCGCCCGCGTGGACGCCCGGGGCACCGGGTGGCTCGCGCCCCTGGAGGACCGCGACGGCAGCCTGTTCGGCACCGCCGTCGACCCCGACGGCAACCACGTCCAGATCATCCAGCTCAGCGACGAGCACCGCGCCGCCATGGCGCGCGAGAGTTAG
- a CDS encoding daunorubicin resistance protein DrrA family ABC transporter ATP-binding protein, whose amino-acid sequence MILARDVRKSYPGARGRAALDGFDLEVPPGAVHALLGPNGAGKTTAVRVMATLLRFDSGQVRVAGFDVARQSARVRSRIGFAGQYAALDEVLDGRRNLEMFARLHHLRARAARARAAELLERFGLTDAARRPVREYSGGMRRRLDLAASLIPDPAVLFLDEPTTGLDPRSRAEVWRAVRDLAEGGTTVLLTTQYLEEADRLADRISVVDAGRIIAEGTPEELKSRVGGGRVEAVVADADALSPVGEVLGRVAGALPEVDADALRVSVPFDGRGAGLAKVVRALDEAGLDVEDIALRRPTLDDVFLGLTGRQGTRGEGS is encoded by the coding sequence GTGATCCTGGCCCGGGACGTGCGCAAGTCCTATCCCGGAGCCCGCGGACGCGCCGCCCTGGACGGCTTCGACCTGGAGGTGCCCCCCGGCGCGGTGCACGCGCTGCTGGGGCCCAACGGCGCGGGCAAGACCACCGCCGTACGGGTCATGGCCACCCTGCTGCGCTTCGACTCCGGGCAGGTGCGCGTCGCCGGGTTCGACGTGGCGCGCCAGAGCGCGCGGGTGCGCTCGCGCATCGGCTTCGCCGGTCAGTACGCGGCCCTGGACGAGGTCCTCGACGGGCGGCGCAACCTGGAGATGTTCGCCCGCCTGCACCACCTGCGCGCGCGGGCGGCGCGGGCCCGGGCCGCCGAACTCCTGGAGCGGTTCGGCCTCACCGACGCCGCCCGCCGCCCGGTGCGCGAGTACTCCGGCGGCATGCGCCGCCGCCTGGACCTGGCCGCGAGCCTGATCCCCGACCCCGCCGTGCTGTTCCTGGACGAGCCCACCACGGGCCTGGACCCGCGCAGCCGCGCCGAGGTCTGGCGGGCCGTGCGCGACCTGGCCGAGGGCGGCACGACCGTGCTGCTGACCACCCAGTACCTGGAGGAGGCCGACCGCCTGGCCGACCGGATCTCGGTGGTCGACGCCGGAAGGATCATCGCCGAGGGCACCCCCGAGGAGCTCAAGTCCCGGGTCGGGGGCGGCCGGGTGGAGGCCGTGGTCGCCGACGCGGACGCGCTCTCGCCCGTCGGGGAGGTCCTGGGCCGCGTGGCCGGGGCCCTGCCCGAGGTGGACGCCGACGCCCTGCGGGTGTCGGTGCCCTTCGACGGCCGGGGCGCGGGACTGGCCAAGGTGGTGCGCGCCCTGGACGAGGCCGGTTTGGACGTGGAGGACATCGCCCTGCGCCGCCCGACCCTGGACGACGTCTTCCTGGGGCTGACGGGCCGTCAGGGCACGCGCGGGGAGGGTTCATGA
- a CDS encoding MerR family transcriptional regulator: MSAEGAVMAWSTRQLAELAGTTLRTVRHYHDVGLLAEPERGANGYKRYKVEHLVRVMRVKRLSDLGFSLVQIAQMGEADAYPEQELRALDGELAQAIERLEGMRAELALALRAPGPTELPPDVAQAAAETAMTEADRSLTAVITRLFTPQTQRAFAELVRAHGSCPADEEFNDLPADADERTRRELTERLSRTSRALLSDRPELRITQAPTAIDRHKAAQAFATALNELYNPAQLDVLNRLSRAAVADLETDQQADQRP; this comes from the coding sequence ATGAGCGCGGAGGGGGCCGTCATGGCGTGGAGCACCCGTCAACTGGCCGAGTTGGCCGGAACGACCCTGCGCACGGTGCGGCACTACCACGACGTCGGCCTGCTGGCCGAGCCCGAGCGCGGCGCCAACGGCTACAAGCGCTACAAGGTCGAGCACCTGGTGCGGGTCATGCGCGTCAAACGCCTCTCGGACCTGGGGTTCTCCCTGGTGCAGATCGCCCAGATGGGCGAGGCCGACGCCTACCCCGAACAGGAGCTGCGGGCCCTGGACGGCGAACTCGCCCAGGCCATCGAGCGCCTGGAGGGGATGCGCGCGGAGCTGGCCCTGGCCCTGCGCGCGCCCGGGCCGACCGAACTGCCGCCCGACGTGGCCCAGGCCGCCGCCGAGACCGCGATGACCGAGGCCGACCGTTCCCTGACCGCGGTCATAACGCGCCTGTTCACACCGCAGACCCAGCGGGCCTTCGCCGAGCTGGTGCGGGCCCACGGTTCCTGCCCCGCCGACGAGGAGTTCAACGACCTGCCCGCCGACGCCGACGAGCGGACACGCCGCGAGCTCACCGAACGGCTGTCGCGCACCTCCCGCGCCCTGCTGTCCGACCGCCCGGAGCTGCGCATCACCCAGGCCCCGACGGCCATCGACCGGCACAAGGCCGCCCAGGCCTTCGCCACAGCGCTGAACGAGTTGTACAACCCCGCCCAGCTCGACGTCCTCAACCGCCTCTCCCGCGCGGCGGTGGCGGATCTGGAGACCGACCAGCAGGCCGACCAGCGGCCCTGA
- a CDS encoding cold-shock protein, whose amino-acid sequence MATGKVKWFNGEKGFGFIEQDGGGPDVFAHYSAIQANGYRELAEGQNVEFDVTQGAKGLQADNITLI is encoded by the coding sequence ATGGCGACCGGCAAGGTCAAGTGGTTCAACGGCGAAAAGGGCTTCGGCTTCATCGAGCAGGACGGCGGCGGCCCCGACGTCTTCGCCCACTACTCCGCGATCCAGGCCAACGGCTACCGTGAGCTCGCGGAGGGCCAGAACGTCGAGTTCGACGTCACCCAGGGTGCCAAGGGCCTCCAGGCCGACAACATCACCCTGATCTGA
- a CDS encoding S9 family peptidase, translating to MALPDLIPVEDFFSPPERAGATISPDGTRIAYLAPWRDRLNVWVQGLDPSGDLDGEPRCVTADQARSVQSYQWTDDPRWLLYLQDSGGDENWHLFRVDLDAAEPTAVDLTPFPGARVVSFEPSRGRPGKLAVSLNARDAAAFDLHELDVATGELTVLAESPGAAKVWAQGREGELIATALNADNDFEISRHDSETDTTSTVLVYEGADYPLGVFPAQVTPDGTGMWIGSSRGTDRTRLVRVDLSTGEETEVDSHATFDIDTRAQVFPTFPSPLIRDRRGELLGVRYLGERQVVHALDPDFAEVLANLEKLSEGDLAAVSCDDSGQRWVVGFTHDRAPGATWFYDHSTGESRLLFRPHPHLDPDAMAPMRPVTITARDGLELPSYLTLPVGVEPRNLPMVLLVHGGPWARDAWGFDPTVQLLANRGYAVLQVNFRGSTGFGKAHMKAAIGEFAGKMHDDLIDAVDWAVERGYADPDRVAIFGGSYGGYAALVGVTFTPDRFAAAVDYVGISDLANFMRNQPVFVRPALANNWYRYVGDPDIPEQEADMLARSPISRVDRITAPLFVAQGANDARVVKAESDNIVAALRERGVDVEYLLKEDEGHGFVNPENQLDLHRAAERFLARHLDERRD from the coding sequence ATGGCACTGCCCGACCTGATCCCGGTCGAGGACTTCTTCAGCCCACCGGAGCGCGCCGGTGCGACGATCTCGCCGGACGGCACCCGCATCGCCTACCTGGCGCCGTGGAGGGACCGGCTCAACGTCTGGGTCCAGGGCCTCGACCCCTCCGGAGACCTCGACGGCGAACCGCGCTGCGTGACCGCGGACCAGGCCCGCAGCGTGCAGAGCTACCAGTGGACCGACGATCCGCGCTGGCTGCTCTACCTCCAGGACAGCGGCGGCGACGAGAACTGGCACCTGTTCCGGGTCGACCTGGACGCCGCCGAGCCCACCGCGGTGGACCTGACACCCTTCCCCGGCGCCCGGGTCGTCAGCTTCGAACCGTCCCGGGGTCGGCCGGGGAAGCTGGCCGTCTCGCTCAACGCCCGCGACGCCGCCGCGTTCGACCTGCACGAACTCGACGTGGCCACCGGCGAGCTCACCGTGCTGGCCGAGAGCCCCGGAGCCGCAAAGGTCTGGGCACAGGGCCGGGAGGGCGAACTGATCGCCACCGCGCTCAACGCCGACAACGACTTCGAGATCTCCCGCCACGACTCCGAGACGGACACCACGAGCACCGTCCTGGTGTACGAGGGCGCCGACTACCCGCTGGGCGTCTTCCCTGCGCAGGTCACACCGGACGGCACCGGGATGTGGATCGGCTCCAGCCGGGGCACCGACCGCACCCGCCTGGTGCGCGTGGACCTGTCCACGGGTGAGGAGACCGAGGTCGACAGCCACGCGACCTTCGACATCGATACGCGCGCGCAGGTCTTCCCCACCTTTCCCTCACCGCTGATCCGGGACCGGCGGGGCGAGCTGCTGGGGGTGCGCTACCTGGGTGAGCGCCAGGTCGTCCACGCCCTGGACCCGGACTTCGCCGAGGTGCTGGCCAACCTGGAGAAGCTGTCCGAGGGCGACCTGGCCGCGGTCTCCTGTGACGACAGCGGGCAGCGATGGGTCGTGGGCTTCACCCACGACCGCGCCCCGGGCGCGACCTGGTTCTACGACCACTCCACCGGGGAGTCCCGGCTGCTGTTCCGCCCCCACCCGCACCTGGACCCCGACGCCATGGCCCCGATGCGGCCGGTCACCATCACCGCGCGCGACGGGCTGGAGCTGCCCTCCTACCTGACCCTGCCGGTGGGCGTCGAGCCGAGGAACCTGCCGATGGTGCTGCTGGTGCACGGCGGCCCGTGGGCGCGGGACGCCTGGGGCTTCGATCCGACCGTGCAGCTGCTGGCCAACCGGGGCTACGCGGTGCTCCAGGTCAACTTCCGCGGCTCCACCGGGTTCGGCAAGGCCCACATGAAGGCCGCGATCGGCGAGTTCGCCGGGAAGATGCACGACGACCTCATCGACGCCGTGGACTGGGCGGTGGAGCGGGGCTACGCCGACCCGGACCGGGTCGCGATCTTCGGAGGTTCCTACGGCGGCTACGCCGCGCTCGTGGGGGTCACCTTCACCCCCGACCGCTTCGCCGCCGCCGTCGACTACGTCGGCATCTCCGACCTGGCCAACTTCATGCGCAACCAACCCGTCTTCGTGCGGCCCGCGCTGGCCAACAACTGGTACCGCTACGTCGGCGACCCGGACATCCCCGAACAGGAGGCCGACATGCTGGCCCGCTCGCCGATCAGCCGGGTGGACCGGATCACCGCGCCCTTGTTCGTGGCGCAGGGGGCCAACGACGCCCGCGTCGTCAAGGCCGAGTCCGACAACATCGTCGCCGCTCTGCGCGAGCGCGGCGTGGACGTGGAGTACCTGCTCAAGGAGGACGAGGGACACGGGTTCGTCAACCCGGAGAACCAGCTCGACCTCCACCGCGCGGCCGAGCGCTTCCTCGCCCGCCACCTCGACGAACGCCGGGACTGA
- a CDS encoding MFS transporter, with the protein MNGAKPTPARAGGREWLGLGVLALPTLLLSLDMSVLYLALPHLAADLRPSGSQLLWIMDVYGFMIAGFLITMGTLGDRIGRRRLLMIGAAVFGLASVAAAFAPSSAALIATRALMGVAGATLMPSTLALISNMFTDPRQRAVAISVWTSCFMGGTAIGPVVGGLLLEWFWWGSVFLLGVPVMLLLLVCAPLLLPEHRAPEPGRLDPVSVALSLAAILPVVYGLKAVAEGGPLLGPLASLAFGLVMGAVFARRQLRLPDPLLDLALFRQPSFGVALGVMMAGAVTMGGTFLLISQYLQMVAGHSSLVAGMWQVPPALAMIAATMAGGPLAARVGRANVIGGGMLVTASGFALLFLVPVEGGTALVVAGLLLASVGLGPGAALVTDIVVGSAPRERAGAAASMSETSGEFGVAMGVALLGSLASAVYRAEASVPEGLPEEAGQTLPAAVAVAAELPAGLAESLLGPAREAFTSGINLVGVIGCLAMAVFGVAAVVLLRPAPSGTPPEREPAEAPVDAEGESAADTPEAGAASAPAPGPAGG; encoded by the coding sequence ATGAACGGCGCGAAGCCGACCCCCGCACGCGCGGGAGGGCGCGAGTGGCTCGGGCTCGGGGTGCTGGCCCTGCCCACCCTGCTGCTCTCACTGGACATGAGCGTGCTCTACCTGGCGCTGCCCCACCTGGCCGCCGACCTGCGGCCCTCCGGCAGCCAGCTGCTGTGGATCATGGACGTCTACGGCTTCATGATCGCCGGGTTCCTCATCACCATGGGCACCCTCGGCGACCGCATCGGCCGCAGGCGCCTGCTCATGATCGGCGCCGCCGTCTTCGGCCTGGCCTCCGTGGCCGCGGCCTTCGCGCCCAGCTCCGCCGCGCTCATCGCCACCCGCGCTCTCATGGGCGTGGCCGGAGCCACCCTCATGCCCTCCACCCTGGCCCTGATCAGCAACATGTTCACCGACCCGCGCCAGCGCGCGGTGGCCATCTCGGTGTGGACGAGCTGTTTCATGGGCGGCACCGCCATCGGACCGGTCGTGGGCGGACTCCTCCTGGAGTGGTTCTGGTGGGGGTCGGTGTTCCTGCTCGGCGTCCCCGTCATGCTGCTGCTCCTGGTGTGCGCGCCCCTGCTGCTCCCCGAGCACCGCGCGCCCGAACCCGGTCGGCTGGACCCGGTCAGCGTCGCCCTGTCCCTGGCCGCCATCCTGCCGGTCGTCTACGGCCTCAAGGCCGTTGCCGAGGGCGGGCCGCTCCTCGGACCGCTCGCCTCCCTCGCCTTCGGGCTGGTCATGGGCGCGGTGTTCGCCCGCCGCCAACTGCGCCTGCCCGACCCGCTGCTGGACCTCGCCCTGTTCCGCCAGCCCTCCTTCGGGGTCGCGCTGGGCGTGATGATGGCGGGCGCGGTCACCATGGGCGGCACGTTCCTGCTGATCAGCCAGTACCTCCAGATGGTCGCCGGGCACTCCTCGCTGGTCGCGGGGATGTGGCAGGTGCCCCCGGCGCTGGCGATGATCGCCGCCACCATGGCCGGAGGGCCGCTGGCCGCGCGCGTGGGCCGGGCCAACGTCATCGGCGGCGGCATGCTGGTGACCGCGTCGGGGTTCGCCCTGCTGTTCCTGGTCCCCGTCGAGGGCGGAACAGCGCTCGTGGTCGCCGGGCTGCTGCTGGCCTCGGTGGGGCTGGGGCCCGGCGCCGCCCTGGTCACCGACATCGTGGTGGGCTCCGCGCCCAGGGAGAGGGCCGGGGCCGCCGCGTCGATGTCCGAGACCAGCGGGGAGTTCGGCGTCGCCATGGGCGTGGCCCTGCTGGGCAGCCTGGCCTCGGCGGTCTACCGCGCCGAGGCCAGCGTTCCCGAGGGCCTGCCCGAGGAGGCGGGCCAGACCCTGCCCGCCGCCGTGGCCGTGGCCGCGGAGCTGCCCGCGGGCCTGGCCGAGAGCCTGCTCGGTCCGGCGCGCGAGGCCTTCACCTCCGGCATCAACCTGGTCGGGGTGATCGGCTGCCTGGCCATGGCCGTGTTCGGAGTGGCCGCCGTGGTCCTGCTGCGCCCCGCGCCGTCGGGGACACCGCCGGAGCGCGAACCGGCGGAGGCACCGGTGGACGCCGAGGGGGAGAGCGCCGCGGACACGCCCGAGGCCGGGGCCGCGAGCGCCCCGGCGCCCGGACCGGCGGGCGGCTGA